In the genome of Hymenobacter volaticus, the window TGCTCCATTAGGGCTGCGCCGATGCCCATGATGCCGCCGCCGATGATTTGCGAGCGGGCCGTTTTGGGGTTCAGGATGCGGCCGGCGGCGTGCACGCCCACCCAGCGCGTGACGCGCACGGTCCCCAGGTCGGGGTCCACCTGCACCTCGCAGAAGTGGGCCCCGAAAGCGTGCATGGAATGCTCGGCGGCGTGGTCTTTCTTGGTAGGCTCGGCATTGGCCGTAGCCAGCGGGTCTTCGTAGCTGCTGCCGTAGCGGCCGACGCCGTCGCCTTCCAGGTCCGTCATGTTGCCGCGCTTCATCAGTTCGCCGAAGGCTTCGCCTTTGCTAGGGTCGGCTTTCAGGTGCAAGCGGCCTTGGATTACGGCTACGTCGGCGGGTTTGGCGCGGAAGAGCGGCGACTTGGCGTCCATCACCGCTACCTTGATGAGCTTCTGCCACAGGTCCTGCGCCGCCACGTACACCGACGACGAGACCCGGCCCGCCGCGTTGGAGCCGCCCGACACGGGCGTGGAGGGCAGGTTGGTATCGCCCAGTTCAAAGCGCACCTTGTCGGGCGCGAGGCCCAGCGCGTCGGCCGCTACCTGCGTGATGATGGTATAGGTGCCCGTGCCCAGGTCGGTGGCCCCCGCCTGTACCACGGCATGCCCGTCGGCATAGAGGCGCACGCGGGCGTTGCCCTGCGAGTTATGGACGGGGTAGGAGGCCGTGGCCATGCCGTAGCCCACCAGCAGCTTGCCCTGGCGGGTCTGTCCGGCTTTGGGGTTACGCTTGTTCCAACCAAACAGCTCGGCGCCGCGGGCGTAGCATTGCTTCAGGCTTTTGCTGCTCCAGGGCTGGCCGGTGTCGGGGTCCTTGTCAGCATAATTAAGCAGCCGCACCTGAATGGGGTCCAGGTCGAGCTGCGCCGCCAAGTCGTCCATGGCACACTCGATGGCGAAAGAGCCGGGCATGTCGCCGGGCGCGCGCATCGAGGTGGACGTCATGACGTTGGCCTTGGTCAGGTGGTAGGTGGCCTCGTAGGTGGGCAGCTGGTAGAGCATGCCGATGATGCGGCTGTTAGTTTCGGTGTAGTCGTCCCAGGGCGAGGCGGTGGCCGTTTTGTCGTAGAGGAGCGAAAGTAGTTTGCCTTCCTTGGTCGCGCCTAGGCGCAGGGTCTGCTGCTGCTCTTCGCGGTGGCCCATGCCGGTGAAGTTCTGCGGACGCGTGAGCACCAGCTTCACCGGCCGGCCCACGGCCTTGGCGGCCAGGCAGGCCAGCACCGCGTGGGGCCACACCCAGGCTTTGCCCCGAAGCCCCCGCCGATGTACTTGCACACCACCCGCACTTGGTCCTGGGACAAACCCAGCATGCCGGCCAGCGTCTTTTGGGTTTCCAACACGCCCTGTGTGGCTTCGTACACCGTGAGGCGGTTGGGCGTTTCCCAGTGGGCGGTAGTGGCACCCGGCTCCAGATAGTTATGGTGCAGCGTGGCGTGGGTGTAGGTAGCGGCCAGCTGCACCGGGGCACTGGCAAAGGCCGCCTGCGCGTCGCCGCGCTTGGTCATGCCCTTCACTCGGCCCACTTTTTCGGGGGTGTACTGGGGCGCGTGAAGCGTGCGGTACGATGCGACCGGGGTTTCCGGCGCAATCTGCACCTTTACCAGCGTGGCCGCGTACTGCGCGTGCTCCATCGTGTCGGCCACCACCACGGCCACCGGCTGGCCGGCGTAAAAAATCTGGTCGGAGGTCATCGGCATGAAGCCCATGGGCGCACCCAGCGCCACTTTATCAACGGGTGCGTTGGGCGTTTTGGCCAGCTTGGGCAGGTTTTGCTGCGTGAAGATGGCGACTACGCCCGGTGCCTTTTGGGCCGCGCTGGTATCGATGCTGGTCACGCGGCCCCTGGCGACATCGCTGGTTTTAAGCACGGCATGCACCAAACCCGGCAGCTGGTTGTACTCGGCCGAGTAGGTGGCCGCGCCCGTCACTTTAGCCCGCCCATCAACCCGGCTCAGCGGCTGACCTACTACGCCCGGCGCAGCATTGGTTTCGAGAAACGTGGGTTCTTTATCCATCTGCTTGATTAGTAGCTGGTAGTAGGTAAATGCATAAGAGAGACAGGGGCCGTAGTGCGGGTTGCCGGTTAGTTTGACAGCCCGCGCTGCGGCCCCTGTTTGGCGCCCAGTTGAATCAGCCGGCCGTTGTCAGCGTCGGTCACCACCCAGAGGTTGCCATCCGGCCCATCTGCACGTCGCGGATGCGCTGGTGCTGGTTGAGCAGCAAGCGCTCTTCGCCCACCACTTTGTTGTCCTTGAGGACCAGGCGCACCAAGTGCTGGCCCGCCAGGCTGGCCACGAACAGATTGTTTTTCCACTCCGGCACGGCCGAGCCGGTATAGAAGGCGCAGCCGCTGGGGCCACCGTGGGGTCCCAGTAATACACCGGCTGCTCCAAGCCCTTCTTCTGGGTGATGCCGCCCTCAATGGGTTTCCAGTCGTATTCGACACCGTAAGCGATAACCGGCCAGCCGTAGTTGTGGCCGGGCCGCACGAGGTTCACCTCGTCGCCGCCCTGGGTGCCGTGCTCGTCTTCCCACAAGTCGCCGGTGACGGGGTGCCAAGCCAGGCCCTGGGGGTTGCGGAAGCCCACGGCCCACAGCTCGGGCAGGGCGCGGGTGCTGTCGGGGTGAAAACGGGGGTTGCGGGCCGCCGGCGTGCCGTCGGTATTGATGCGCACGATTTTGCCGAGCTGCGACGACAACTGCTGGGTTTTCAGCCGCGTAGGCTCAAACATGCGCTCGGATATCGACACCAGCAGCTTGCCTTCCTTATCGAAGAGCAGGCGGCTGCCGTAGTGCGCGTAGCCGTTGCTGGTGCTGTCGCGCACCTGGTAGATTTTCTTCACGTTTTCGAGGTGAAACTCGTCGGTGGCCAGCTTGGCCGAGGCCACTACCAGACCCGTACCGCCGTTGCGCTTGCGCTCCACGTAGGTCAGGTAGAGCATCCGGTTGGTGGTAAACTGCGGGTCCACGGCCACGTCGAGCAGGCCCGCGTCGCTTTGCTCGGGCCGGTAGGCAATGCGAGGCGGCAGGCCCTTGAGCGTATCGCCCACCAGCCCATCCTGCGTGACAATGCGCAGCATGCCTACCTTTTCAGTCACCAGCATCCGCCCATCGGGCATGAACGCCAGGGCCCACGGATGCTTGAGTCCCGACGCCACTACTTTCTCCGTGAAGGGCGTTTTGGTGAGCACCGCGCCCGTGCGGGTTTGGCCCACCACAGCCGGCTTCTGGCCCTTGCCGTAGGGTGCGCGCTGCTCCCAGGGCTGGCCGGACGCGGGCATGGTGGCCGGGGGGCGAGTGCCAGCCACCTGCTGCCCATTGCCATTGACGTTCTGCGCCTGGGTTGGGCTGGCCAGCAGGCCTAGGGACAAGACGCCCACCGCCGCGGTCTTAAGCAACGAATTCTTCATAAGGAAGGGCTAACAAATAGCCCATTGAGGAGCTGGCTATGTAGCATAAGCCCCTTTTAGAAAATGAAATAGGTTTAAAGCAGTTCGGCTAGCCTACTGCTTCGGCCACGGCGGGCTGATGCACGGTGCCTGCTCGCTGCCGCAGCGGCTGGGCTTGGCGCCCGCTACGCTGGGCCTGAATTTCGGCCACGATGCAGAGGGCAATTTCCTCGGGGTCTCGCTGCCCAAATCGAGGCCGATAGGGCTATGCAGCCGCTCCCGCAGCGCCACAACGCTGGCGGCCGGAGCCGTGTCCAGCTCTTCCAGCAGGCGTTGGGCCTTCTGCCGAGGGCCGAGCAGGCCGATGTAGGGGGCGGGGGAGTCCAGCAGGGTTTGCAGGGCGGCCAAGTCGTAGGCGTAGTTGTGGCTGAGCAGCACGTGGTAGGCCAGCGGGTCGGGCACGGCGGCTTCCAGTTCGCGCACCGGCACGACGCGCACCGCGGCGGCCTCGGGAAAGCGGGCGGCCGTAGCCAGGTTGGGCCGGCCATCCACCACGGTAATGTGCCAGCCCAGCGAAGCGCCGAGGTGCACCAGCGGCTGCGCGTCGTTGCCGGCCCCGTACACTACCAGGCGCAAGGGGGGCATCAGCACTTCCAGCAACGCCCGCACCGGGCCAGCCGCGGTGTCTAGGTCGAGGACGCGGGAATGGCTTTGAATCAGCGTATCGTAAGCGGCAGTGGCCAGCGTCGACGCCAGTGCGGGCGCACCCCGCACCGCCCCAGTTTCGGCGAGCAGCAGGCGCTGGCCCACGGCAGCCTTGGGGCCAGTGGTATCCGTTTCAAATATGGTGGCCAGCACGGCGGGCACCGGGTGCTGGGCAAAGCCGCGCAGGATTTCAAGGGGTTGTTGGAATCCTGAAAATCCAGCGGCTCCAGCAGTATGCGCACCACGCCTTGGCAGCCGGGCCCGAGGCCGTGGCGTGGGTCGTCCTCGTCGCGGGTGTCGTAGGTGACCAGGGCCGGTTCCCCCTGAAAGATGGCCCGCCGGGCCCGCTGGCGGGCATCACCCTCCAAGCAGCCTCCGCTGATGGCCCCCGTCAGCTCGCCGTCGTCGGTGACGAGCATGCGGGCCCCGGGCCGGCGGTAGGCCGAGCCCAGTACCTCCACCACGGTGGCCAGGGCGCAGGGCCGCTTGCTGGCCCGGTGCTGGTCGTAGGCAAGGAAGAGACGTTGAAGCTCAGTCATAATTCAAGCAACTAATTAGTAAACAGGGTTCTTGATGGCATCTGCCCTAGCCTTGTGCCATGAAAGCAGCGTCGGGTGATTGGTTCAGTCAGTCGGGCTGCTACCAATCAAGCCAGTCCCCTTGCTGCATCAGCTGGGCGAAAAATTCCGCGTACAGCTGCCGCCGCCGACGCGGCGAGGCGCTGCTTAGCACGAGCTGCGCCGTCCGCAGGTCTTGCAGCTGCTCGGCGGAAAACCGGAAGTTGAAATGCTGCTCTATCTGCTGGATCAACTCCACGAAGTCGAGCGCATCGAGGCCGAGATTGGGCTGCCCGGCCGATGGTGGCAACTGCTCGATTGAACGCGGCGGCAATAAGCGCACGGCCAGTTGCCAGATGGTGTCCCGCCAACTGGTTGCTCGCATAAGGTCGTTACCGGAAATAAAGCACTAACAGTTGACGAACGGGCGCCCTCCTCACGGCTGTGCTTGGCAGGCATAGCGCCAAAGAAACGGCCCCTACCCGCCTACTTTTCACTCATGAAAGGTGGGGAGGGGCCAGTTCACTCGGCGCGGCTCAAATCCGCTACGGTTGCACCTCAAACGTGACGGTCACGTTGCCCCGTCCGAGGGCCGCGGCCAGCCCAGCTGGGTTGTCAACCCGGCCCATGCGGGTGTAGCGGTAAGAGGTGGAAAACGTTTTGTAGAACAGCACCAGCGTATTGGAGCCGTAAAGCAGCAAGTCGCCCGCCTGAATCGTGCCTGGATTAGCGGCGTTAGTGGGCAGGCCCTGCGGCAAGTCGTAGTATTTCTCGTTGCCGTTCAGTTCCACCATCGAGATGGTTAGGGGCAGTTGGGCTTTGAAAGCGGTAGTGGTCGAATTGTCAAGCAGCGTAGCGGTAAACGTCTCGGAGCCAATTCGGATGCGAAGTTGCGTGCTCATAGTGGTGGGGTTGCCCGTGCCGGTGCCGGACGTAGTGCTAGTGGTATCCGGCACCGCGTCATCATCTCTACAAGCTGCGGCACCGAGGAAAAGCAGCAGCAAGGGCAGCAGTAGCAGATAGGTCCGTTTCATGGTGTGGCAGCTAGTTTAAATGGTGGCCGTGTCGATAACAAAGCGGTAGCGCACGTCGCCCTTCAGCATCCGCTCGTAAGCAGTGGTGATGTCCTGGATATCAATCAGTTCGATATCCGATACGATGTTGTGCTCAGCGGCAAAGTCCAGCATTTCCTGCGTTTCGGCAATGCCGCCAATGCTGGAACCTACTACACTCTTGCGGCCCATCAGTAGGGAGAAGGCCGACAAGTCCATTGGTTTGGGGGAGGCGCCAACGATGATGTGAACCCCATCCGTATGGAGCAGCGATAGGTACATGCCCAAATCGTGCGGGGCCGACACCGTATCGAGGATGAAGTCAAACGAGCCTTTTACAGCGTTGACCTGCTCTTCGTCCTTGGTTACCACGAAGTGGTGGGCACCCAGCGCTTTGGCGGCCTGCTCCTTATCGGGCGAGGTGCTGAGCACGGTTACTTCCGCGCCGAAAGCGACGCCCCACTTCACACCCATGTGGCCCAGGCCGCCTAGGCCAAGCACGGCCAACTTGTGGCCCTGGCCTACTTTCCAGTGCTTGAGGGGAGAATAGGTGGTGATGCCAGCGCACAGGAGCGGAGCTACGCCCGCCAGGTCGAGCTTGTCGGATACGTGCAGCACGAACTCCTCACGCACCACTACATTATTGGAGTAGCCGCCGTAAGTCGGCACCCCGTCCCGGCCCAGGTTGTTGTAAGTCTGGGTGTTACCTTCCAGGCAGTATTGCTCCAAGTCAGCCTCGCAGTTGGGGCATACCTGGCATGAATCCACCATGCAGCCCACGCCTACTAGGTCTCCCACCTGGAATGCCTTGACGTGGGAACCTATTTGGCTGATGCGGCCCACGATTTCATGGCCGGGCACCATGGGAAGATACCGGGAAACCAGTCGTTTTTGATTTGGTGGTAGTCGGAGTGGCACACCCCGCAGAAGGCAATATCAATCTGCACGTCGTGCGCCCCGACGTCGCGGCGCTCGAAGGTCCAGGGGGCAAGGTCAGTTTCAGGGTTTTGGGCTGCGTAAGCTTTGGTCGGAATCATAAAACTAGAGGAATGAGATGCTGGGGATTGGTAACGCAAAGTTACCCAGCAGCTTAACCGACAGTCTTACACCATTCAACGGAATATGTATGCTTTTCAAAGAGCCCGGCTAAACGGATTGGCGCAGGGCGGCCAGCACCTTGTTAGGCGTCATGGGCAGGTCGCGTAGGCGGTGGCCCGTGGCATGAAAAATGGCGTTGCCCACGGCTGCCATGGTACCAACGATGGCCACTTCGCCAATGCCTTTCACGCCCATGGCATTGATGTAGGGGTCGTGCTCGTCGATGAACTCCACTCTCATATCCGGGATATCCGCGTGGACGGGCACGTGGTAGTCGGCCAGCGAGGCGTTGGTATAACGGGCCAGATTAGGGTCGCGCACGGTCTGTTCCATCAGGGCCGCGCCGATGCCCATAATGGCGCCCCCCATGATTTGCGAACGGGCCGTTTTGGGGTTGAGAATGCGCCCGCCGCCGATAACGCTCACCCAGCGCGTGACGCGCACAGTGCCCAGCTCGGGGTCGACGTGCACCTCGCAGAAATGCGCCCCGAACGAGTGCATGGCGTGGTGACCCGGATCATCCCGCCCGGCGTCGTCGGATTTGCCATTGGCAGTAGTGCGGGCTTGAGTTGACTCATAGCCCGCACCGTAGCGGCCCAGGCCAAAGCCTTCGAGGTCGGTCAGGTTGCCGCGCTTCATGAGGGCGGCGAAATCCTCACCTTTAGCCGGGTTGGCTTTCAG includes:
- a CDS encoding PQQ-dependent sugar dehydrogenase, translated to MKNSLLKTAAVGVLSLGLLASPTQAQNVNGNGQQVAGTRPPATMPASGQPWEQRAPYGKGQKPAVVGQTRTGAVLTKTPFTEKVVASGLKHPWALAFMPDGRMLVTEKVGMLRIVTQDGLVGDTLKGLPPRIAYRPEQSDAGLLDVAVDPQFTTNRMLYLTYVERKRNGGTGLVVASAKLATDEFHLENVKKIYQVRDSTSNGYAHYGSRLLFDKEGKLLVSISERMFEPTRLKTQQLSSQLGKIVRINTDGTPAARNPRFHPDSTRALPELWAVGFRNPQGLAWHPVTGDLWEDEHGTQGGDEVNLVRPGHNYGWPVIAYGVEYDWKPIEGGITQKKGLEQPVYYWDPTVAPAAAPSIPARPCRSGKTICSWPAWRASTWCAWSSRTTKWWAKSACCSTSTSASATCRWAGWQPLGGDRR
- a CDS encoding cyclophilin-like fold protein, with the protein product MKRTYLLLLPLLLLFLGAAACRDDDAVPDTTSTTSGTGTGNPTTMSTQLRIRIGSETFTATLLDNSTTTAFKAQLPLTISMVELNGNEKYYDLPQGLPTNAANPGTIQAGDLLLYGSNTLVLFYKTFSTSYRYTRMGRVDNPAGLAAALGRGNVTVTFEVQP
- a CDS encoding xanthine dehydrogenase family protein molybdopterin-binding subunit, which gives rise to MDDLAAQLDLDPIQVRLLNYADKDPDTGQPWSSKSLKQCYARGAELFGWNKRNPKAGQTRQGKLLVGYGMATASYPVHNSQGNARVRLYADGHAVVQAGATDLGTGTYTIITQVAADALGLAPDKVRFELGDTNLPSTPVSGGSNAAGRVSSSVYVAAQDLWQKLIKVAVMDAKSPLFRAKPADVAVIQGRLHLKADPSKGEAFGELMKRGNMTDLEGDGVGRYGSSYEDPLATANAEPTKKDHAAEHSMHAFGAHFCEVQVDPDLGTVRVTRWVGVHAAGRILNPKTARSQIIGGGIMGIGAALMEQTVRDPHLARYTNASLADYHVPVNADIPDMTVEFIDEHDPYINAMGVKGIGEIAIVGVAAAVSNAIFHATGRRLRDLPMSPNKVLAALRVPA
- a CDS encoding acyl carrier protein; translated protein: MRATSWRDTIWQLAVRLLPPRSIEQLPPSAGQPNLGLDALDFVELIQQIEQHFNFRFSAEQLQDLRTAQLVLSSASPRRRRQLYAEFFAQLMQQGDWLDW
- a CDS encoding XdhC family protein is translated as MTELQRLFLAYDQHRASKRPCALATVVEVLGSAYRRPGARMLVTDDGELTGAISGGCLEGDARQRARRAIFQGEPALVTYDTRDEDDPRHGLGPGCQGVVRILLEPLDFQDSNNPLKSCAALPSTRCPPCWPPYLKRIPLAPRLPWASACCSPKLGRCGVRPHWRRRWPLPLTIR
- a CDS encoding xanthine dehydrogenase family protein molybdopterin-binding subunit is translated as MYVAVQDLWQKLTKLAVMDAKSPLFRAKPADVEVVQGRLQLKANPAKGEDFAALMKRGNLTDLEGFGLGRYGAGYESTQARTTANGKSDDAGRDDPGHHAMHSFGAHFCEVHVDPELGTVRVTRWVSVIGGGRILNPKTARSQIMGGAIMGIGAALMEQTVRDPNLARYTNASLADYHVPVHADIPDMRVEFIDEHDPYINAMGVKGIGEVAIVGTMAAVGNAIFHATGHRLRDLPMTPNKVLAALRQSV